Proteins from a genomic interval of Ferrovibrio terrae:
- a CDS encoding hemerythrin domain-containing protein, which yields MAERTKTKSRTSSRKKAASTTRRSTTAKRAAAGRKSATRKTTQRKSAASRRAVPPAIAKAAREMSKLMEGQSAPSDAIALLEKDHREVEAMFEKFEKLESKAEKGQLAAKICTALTVHTMIEEEILYPPAHKKIEHDLVDEAIVEHNGAKQLIAEIEAMKPSEHLYDAKVKVLSEYIKHHVKEEQDEMFPQLRSSGIDLRKLGEQLMQRKVELLGQMGGRA from the coding sequence ATGGCAGAGCGTACCAAAACCAAATCACGGACCAGCAGCCGCAAGAAAGCCGCGTCAACGACGCGGCGCAGCACCACGGCGAAACGCGCTGCAGCCGGTCGCAAGAGCGCGACCCGCAAAACCACACAGCGCAAGTCGGCGGCATCGCGGCGCGCAGTACCGCCTGCCATCGCCAAGGCGGCACGTGAAATGAGCAAGTTGATGGAGGGCCAGTCGGCGCCGTCGGATGCCATCGCCCTGCTCGAAAAGGACCACCGCGAGGTGGAGGCGATGTTCGAGAAATTCGAAAAGCTCGAGAGCAAGGCCGAGAAAGGCCAGCTGGCCGCGAAAATCTGCACGGCGCTCACCGTGCATACGATGATCGAGGAAGAGATCCTCTATCCGCCGGCGCATAAGAAGATCGAGCATGATCTGGTCGACGAGGCGATCGTCGAGCATAACGGCGCCAAGCAGCTGATCGCCGAAATTGAGGCGATGAAGCCGAGCGAGCATCTTTACGACGCCAAGGTGAAGGTGCTCAGCGAATACATCAAGCACCACGTCAAGGAAGAGCAGGACGAGATGTTCCCGCAGCTGCGCAGCAGCGGCATCGACTTGCGGAAGCTGGGCGAACAGCTGATGCAGCGCAAGGTCGAGCTGCTTGGGCAGATGGGCGGTCGGGCATAA
- a CDS encoding winged helix-turn-helix transcriptional regulator has translation MASDNDDLDFRHALTADGQPLCARMICATLDLIANKWAVPIILTLARARAASPAPNGVPPLRFSELSRAIPLITQKELTKQLRALETAGLVGRRVHAAVPPKVEYWLTDLGLSLRPVLDELGKWAAKNGPRLARPNSKQADSARQEAAE, from the coding sequence ATGGCTAGTGACAACGACGACCTCGATTTCCGCCACGCGCTGACTGCAGACGGGCAGCCGCTCTGCGCACGCATGATCTGCGCGACGCTCGACCTGATCGCCAACAAATGGGCGGTGCCGATCATCCTGACGCTGGCCCGCGCCCGTGCCGCCTCGCCGGCCCCGAACGGAGTGCCGCCGTTGCGGTTCTCGGAACTGTCGCGCGCCATTCCGCTGATCACGCAGAAGGAGCTGACCAAGCAGCTGCGTGCGCTGGAGACCGCAGGCCTGGTCGGCCGCCGCGTGCATGCCGCCGTGCCGCCGAAGGTGGAATACTGGCTGACCGATCTCGGACTGTCGCTGCGCCCGGTGCTGGACGAACTCGGCAAATGGGCGGCGAAGAACGGCCCGCGTCTCGCGCGCCCCAATTCCAAGCAGGCTGACTCCGCGCGTCAGGAAGCGGCGGAATAG
- a CDS encoding glutathione S-transferase family protein yields MANLDFYFSPGACSLATHIALEETGAAFNPKPTYTRKGQTRTPEYLALNPKGKVPVLVIDGKVLTENTAILTWLNRTYPNAKLLPAGDALKEAEALAFVAWCASGVHPVLGRFFGPQNFTDLPDSADNVKTLATKANAANFAIIEKALSGGKDWLFGDWSVADGYIFVFFNWATKLGLDVSAYPNYAKHFERMQKRAAVQRATAREAEALAAMDKAA; encoded by the coding sequence ATGGCCAATCTCGACTTCTATTTCTCGCCTGGCGCCTGCTCGCTGGCGACCCATATCGCGCTGGAGGAAACCGGCGCCGCCTTCAATCCGAAGCCGACCTACACCCGCAAGGGCCAGACCCGCACGCCGGAATACCTGGCGCTGAATCCGAAGGGCAAGGTTCCGGTGCTGGTGATCGATGGCAAGGTGCTGACCGAGAATACCGCGATCCTGACCTGGCTGAACCGCACCTACCCGAATGCCAAGCTGCTGCCGGCCGGCGACGCGCTGAAGGAAGCCGAGGCGCTCGCCTTCGTCGCCTGGTGTGCCTCGGGTGTGCATCCGGTGCTCGGCCGCTTCTTTGGCCCGCAGAATTTCACCGACCTGCCCGACAGCGCTGACAACGTGAAAACGCTGGCGACCAAGGCCAATGCCGCCAATTTCGCAATCATCGAAAAGGCCCTGAGCGGCGGCAAGGACTGGCTGTTCGGCGACTGGTCGGTGGCCGACGGCTATATCTTCGTCTTCTTCAACTGGGCGACCAAGCTCGGCCTCGATGTCTCGGCCTATCCGAACTATGCCAAGCATTTCGAGCGCATGCAGAAGCGTGCGGCGGTGCAGCGCGCCACGGCCCGCGAGGCCGAGGCGCTGGCGGCCATGGACAAGGCAGCCTGA
- a CDS encoding DoxX family protein codes for MALVEKFGPLLGRILIAYLFIPAGISKITGFGGTVGYIASKGLPMPEVGAVIAIVVETLVALAFLVGFKARYAALILAAFTLGASIFFHNFWALPEAQVMMQKLMFTKNLAVIGGLLAFAAFGAGPLSVDNRR; via the coding sequence ATGGCTCTTGTAGAAAAATTCGGCCCGCTGCTCGGCCGCATCCTGATCGCCTACCTGTTCATTCCGGCCGGCATCAGCAAGATCACCGGCTTCGGCGGCACGGTCGGCTACATCGCTTCCAAGGGGCTGCCGATGCCGGAAGTCGGCGCCGTCATCGCCATCGTCGTCGAGACGCTGGTGGCCCTCGCCTTCCTGGTCGGCTTCAAGGCCCGCTATGCCGCATTGATCCTCGCCGCCTTCACGCTGGGCGCCAGCATCTTCTTCCATAACTTCTGGGCCCTGCCGGAAGCGCAGGTGATGATGCAGAAGCTGATGTTCACCAAGAACCTCGCCGTGATCGGCGGCCTGCTGGCCTTCGCCGCCTTCGGTGCCGGCCCGCTCAGCGTCGATAATCGCCGCTGA
- a CDS encoding LysR family transcriptional regulator encodes MQPALDIDSLRALVLVAEYRSFTRAAEALEATQAAISLRLKRLETRLGRRLLERTPRLVQLTPDGAALLTEARHVLAAHDAALAALEAKPQRPLLLGISDQAVGAQLPGLLAQLRGRLPGLRLEVRIGLSRDLSEAFDTGKIDAAILHHVGKTTPRGAELLLRDRLGWFAAPGFEWRAGEPLPLLALAAPCTVRASAIKALDSAKIRWSESFTGGGVGALTAAVAAGLGVAVLGRRARLPGMTEWTKRQRLPELPETAILLQSRVSDPVLSRALREIASAIRADQ; translated from the coding sequence ATGCAGCCTGCCCTCGATATCGACTCCCTACGCGCCCTGGTGCTGGTGGCGGAGTATCGCAGTTTCACCCGCGCCGCCGAGGCGCTGGAGGCCACGCAGGCCGCGATCAGCCTGCGGCTGAAGCGGCTGGAGACGCGGCTCGGCCGGCGACTGCTGGAACGCACGCCGCGTCTGGTGCAGTTGACGCCCGACGGCGCAGCCCTGCTGACGGAAGCGCGGCATGTGCTGGCGGCGCATGATGCAGCTTTGGCGGCGCTGGAGGCCAAGCCGCAGCGGCCTCTGCTGCTCGGCATCAGCGATCAGGCCGTGGGGGCGCAGCTGCCCGGCCTGCTGGCGCAGTTGCGCGGCCGGCTGCCCGGCCTGCGGCTTGAAGTCCGCATCGGCCTGTCGCGCGATCTGTCGGAGGCGTTTGACACCGGAAAGATCGACGCGGCGATCCTGCATCATGTCGGCAAGACAACACCGCGCGGCGCGGAGCTGCTGCTGCGCGACCGGCTCGGCTGGTTTGCGGCTCCCGGTTTCGAATGGCGTGCGGGTGAGCCGCTGCCGCTGCTGGCGCTCGCTGCGCCCTGCACCGTGCGGGCATCCGCCATCAAAGCATTAGACAGCGCGAAAATCCGCTGGTCGGAGAGTTTCACCGGCGGCGGCGTTGGCGCGCTCACCGCGGCTGTCGCGGCGGGACTGGGTGTGGCCGTGCTGGGTCGCCGCGCGCGGTTGCCGGGCATGACGGAATGGACGAAAAGGCAGCGCCTGCCGGAGTTGCCCGAGACCGCCATCCTGCTGCAGTCACGCGTCAGCGATCCGGTGCTGTCGCGGGCATTGCGCGAGATCGCGTCGGCCATTCGCGCCGATCAGTAA
- a CDS encoding tautomerase family protein: protein MPIIQVKYSTPSQTSGLVKEIAAAASRLSAQHLRKNPEVTAVTVEAVNAENWFAGGVSLAEQRKASFFLDIKIVDGTNTKDEKAAFIAAVFATMGDLLGDLHHESYVYVHDVSATAYGFGGLTQERRYIAGKLGVAA from the coding sequence ATGCCGATCATCCAGGTGAAGTATTCCACCCCCAGCCAGACGTCCGGCCTCGTGAAGGAGATTGCCGCCGCCGCCAGCCGGCTCTCGGCGCAGCATCTGCGCAAGAACCCTGAAGTGACTGCCGTGACCGTCGAGGCCGTGAATGCCGAAAACTGGTTCGCCGGCGGCGTTTCGCTGGCCGAGCAGCGCAAGGCCAGCTTCTTCCTCGACATCAAGATCGTGGATGGGACCAACACCAAGGACGAGAAGGCCGCCTTCATCGCCGCCGTGTTTGCCACGATGGGCGATCTGCTGGGCGACCTGCATCACGAAAGCTACGTCTATGTGCATGACGTTTCCGCCACGGCCTACGGCTTCGGCGGCCTGACCCAGGAGCGGCGCTACATCGCCGGCAAGCTGGGCGTTGCAGCGTAA
- a CDS encoding DUF2867 domain-containing protein, with translation MRSPTVTDAAPDPAFVASLPGTDFSDAFTVVVPRGDLDARAVAALAFSSLPDWAGWLMKIRNLAMRPFGLKTDEIMQGLPVLQEGPSDVIVGVNDDHLDFRTQFRTDTIRLGPDGPNLGMVTVTTIVRTHNRLGRIYLAAAMPFHKLVVRSLLTRVATKLVESAT, from the coding sequence ATGCGCAGCCCGACCGTCACCGATGCCGCGCCTGACCCGGCCTTCGTCGCAAGCCTGCCGGGGACGGATTTCTCCGACGCCTTCACCGTGGTGGTGCCGCGCGGCGATCTGGATGCGCGCGCCGTCGCCGCCCTCGCCTTCAGCAGCCTGCCTGACTGGGCCGGCTGGCTGATGAAAATCCGCAATCTGGCGATGCGCCCCTTCGGCCTGAAGACCGACGAGATCATGCAGGGCCTGCCGGTGCTGCAGGAAGGCCCGAGTGATGTGATCGTCGGCGTGAACGACGACCATCTGGATTTCCGCACCCAGTTCCGCACGGATACGATCCGCCTCGGACCTGATGGCCCGAATCTGGGCATGGTCACCGTCACCACCATCGTGCGCACGCATAACCGGCTCGGCCGCATCTATCTCGCCGCCGCCATGCCGTTCCACAAGCTGGTGGTGCGCAGCCTGCTGACACGGGTGGCGACGAAACTTGTGGAATCCGCAACGTAA
- a CDS encoding DUF2867 domain-containing protein: MQTVTTVPADPAFIASLPGCDFADAFSVVVPRRDLDAREVSADFFSTPPAWASALLSMRNAIMGRLGYKAPKIRKGFPVLRESADEVVSGLDDGHLDFRALMRIVPEGNGSRITLTTAVATHNWIGRSYLALIMPFHKLIVRSMVKQLAEKLGQAGT, encoded by the coding sequence ATGCAGACCGTGACCACCGTGCCCGCCGACCCGGCCTTCATCGCCAGCCTGCCCGGCTGCGATTTCGCCGATGCCTTCAGCGTGGTGGTGCCGCGCCGCGATCTGGATGCGCGCGAGGTCTCGGCCGACTTCTTCAGCACGCCGCCGGCCTGGGCCAGCGCCCTGCTGTCGATGCGCAATGCGATCATGGGCCGGCTCGGCTACAAGGCGCCAAAGATCCGCAAGGGGTTTCCGGTGCTACGTGAATCAGCCGATGAAGTGGTATCGGGACTGGATGACGGGCATCTGGATTTTCGCGCCCTGATGCGTATCGTCCCTGAAGGAAATGGCAGCCGCATCACGCTGACCACGGCGGTGGCCACGCATAACTGGATCGGCCGCAGCTATCTGGCGCTGATCATGCCGTTCCACAAGCTGATCGTGCGCAGCATGGTGAAGCAGCTGGCAGAGAAGCTGGGCCAGGCTGGCACCTAG
- the gcvA gene encoding transcriptional regulator GcvA, whose amino-acid sequence MAHLPSRRLLPLNALKAFEAAGRHLNFTAAAEELSVTLSAISHQIRQLEELLGVPLFHRTRKGLVLSTEGQLILPDVQEGFDHLASALSKLEARRGEGTLTLSMLSTFAMRWFIPRLPRFQEAYPDIEVRITTSLKPADLEREGIDCAIRYGDGDWPGLNATRLFAEALVPVAHPKFKDTIKKPTDLKGQKLLHSQNRREDWRVWLKAAGQTDIDPVVGQMFETRSYAIQAAVQGMGIAVMDPAMVAEEIAGGRLVPLFDTPLPLTNAYWFVCLDHMGDAPRIKAMREWLVEEVKDAV is encoded by the coding sequence ATGGCCCACCTGCCCAGCCGCCGCCTGCTGCCTCTGAACGCCCTGAAAGCCTTCGAGGCCGCCGGACGGCATCTCAATTTCACCGCCGCCGCCGAGGAACTCTCGGTGACGCTGTCGGCCATCAGCCACCAGATCCGCCAGCTCGAGGAGCTGCTAGGGGTGCCGCTGTTCCACCGCACCCGGAAAGGCCTGGTCCTGTCGACCGAGGGCCAGCTGATCTTGCCGGACGTGCAGGAGGGCTTCGATCACCTGGCCAGCGCGCTTTCCAAGCTGGAGGCCCGGCGCGGCGAAGGCACGCTGACCCTTTCCATGCTTTCCACCTTTGCGATGCGCTGGTTCATCCCGCGGCTCCCGAGGTTCCAGGAAGCCTATCCCGATATCGAGGTGCGGATCACCACGTCGCTGAAACCGGCCGACCTGGAGCGCGAAGGCATCGACTGCGCGATCCGCTACGGCGACGGCGACTGGCCCGGGCTGAATGCGACGCGGCTGTTTGCCGAAGCGCTGGTGCCAGTGGCGCATCCGAAATTCAAGGACACGATCAAAAAGCCGACCGATCTGAAAGGCCAGAAGCTGTTGCACAGCCAGAACCGCCGCGAGGACTGGCGCGTCTGGCTGAAGGCCGCCGGCCAGACCGATATCGATCCTGTCGTCGGCCAGATGTTCGAAACGCGGTCTTACGCGATCCAGGCGGCGGTTCAGGGCATGGGCATAGCAGTGATGGACCCGGCGATGGTGGCCGAGGAAATCGCCGGCGGCCGTCTGGTGCCGCTGTTCGACACGCCGCTGCCGCTCACCAATGCCTACTGGTTCGTCTGCCTCGACCATATGGGCGACGCGCCGCGCATCAAGGCGATGCGCGAATGGCTGGTCGAAGAAGTGAAGGACGCGGTCTAG
- the leuC gene encoding 3-isopropylmalate dehydratase large subunit — MTAPRTLYDKIWDSHLVDIDADGNGLLYIDLHLVHEVTSPQAFAGLKAAGRKVRRPDRTVAVPDHNVPTTPDRAQFVFEDEEARIQVETLDRNAREYGVNYYPMNDVNQGIVHIVGPEQGYTQPGMTIVCGDSHTSTHGAFGSLAFGIGTSEVEHVLATQTLPQRKAKNMKINIDGQLGPGVTAKDIILAIIGKIGTAGGTGYVMEYTGSAIRALSMEGRMTVCNMSIEAGARAGLIAPDEKTFEYVKGKPHAPKGAAFEQALAWWKTLPTDDGAHYDTVVELKAEDIAPHITWGTSPQDVAPITGIVPNPADVKDEQKRISLERALKYMGLKAGEKLDTVPVQRVFIGSCTNGRIEDLRAAAVIAKGRKVAAGVQAMVVPGSGLVKNQAEEEGLDKIFVDAGFEWREPGCSMCLAMNADKLKPEERCASTSNRNFEGRQGARGRTHLMSPAMAAAAAIAGTLTDVRKI, encoded by the coding sequence ATGACCGCGCCCCGCACCCTGTACGACAAGATCTGGGACAGCCACCTCGTCGATATCGATGCCGACGGCAATGGCCTGCTCTACATCGACCTGCATCTGGTCCATGAAGTGACCTCGCCGCAGGCCTTTGCCGGCCTGAAGGCCGCCGGCCGCAAGGTGCGCCGCCCGGACCGTACCGTGGCCGTGCCCGACCATAACGTGCCGACCACCCCGGACCGCGCCCAGTTCGTGTTCGAAGATGAGGAAGCCCGCATCCAGGTCGAGACGCTCGACCGCAACGCCCGCGAATATGGCGTCAACTACTACCCGATGAACGACGTCAACCAGGGCATCGTGCATATCGTCGGCCCCGAGCAGGGCTATACCCAACCCGGCATGACCATCGTCTGCGGCGACAGCCATACCTCGACGCATGGCGCCTTCGGCAGCCTGGCCTTCGGTATCGGCACCTCGGAAGTCGAGCATGTGCTGGCCACCCAGACCCTGCCGCAGCGCAAGGCGAAGAACATGAAGATCAACATCGACGGCCAGCTCGGCCCCGGTGTGACCGCCAAGGACATCATCCTCGCCATCATCGGCAAGATCGGCACCGCCGGCGGCACCGGCTATGTGATGGAATATACCGGCAGCGCCATCCGCGCCCTGTCGATGGAAGGCCGCATGACGGTCTGCAACATGTCGATCGAGGCCGGCGCCCGCGCCGGACTTATAGCTCCCGATGAGAAAACCTTCGAATATGTGAAGGGCAAGCCGCATGCGCCGAAAGGCGCCGCCTTCGAGCAGGCGCTGGCCTGGTGGAAGACGCTGCCGACCGATGACGGCGCGCATTACGACACGGTTGTCGAGCTGAAGGCCGAGGATATCGCGCCGCATATCACCTGGGGCACCAGCCCGCAGGATGTGGCGCCGATCACCGGCATCGTGCCGAATCCGGCCGATGTGAAGGACGAGCAGAAGCGCATTTCCCTGGAGCGCGCCCTGAAATACATGGGACTCAAGGCCGGCGAGAAGCTCGACACCGTGCCGGTGCAGCGCGTCTTCATCGGCTCCTGCACCAATGGCCGCATCGAAGACCTGCGCGCCGCAGCCGTGATCGCCAAGGGCCGCAAGGTGGCCGCCGGCGTGCAGGCCATGGTCGTTCCTGGCTCCGGGCTGGTGAAGAACCAGGCCGAAGAGGAAGGCCTCGACAAGATCTTTGTCGACGCCGGTTTTGAGTGGCGCGAGCCCGGCTGCTCGATGTGCCTGGCGATGAATGCCGACAAGCTGAAGCCGGAAGAACGTTGCGCCAGCACGTCGAACCGCAACTTCGAAGGCCGCCAGGGCGCGCGCGGCCGCACCCATCTGATGAGCCCGGCCATGGCCGCAGCCGCCGCGATTGCCGGCACGCTGACCGACGTGCGCAAGATTTAA
- the leuD gene encoding 3-isopropylmalate dehydratase small subunit, translating into MDKFTTLTAVAAPLPMINVDTDMIIPKQFLKTVERTGLAKGLFFELRETPDGKPVPDFFMNQPQYKNAQILVAGDNFGCGSSREHAPWALLDQGIRCVISTSFADIFYNNCFQNGILPIKLPQADVDKLMDDAKQGQNARFTVDLAKQEITRPDGEVIKFDLDAHKKHCLLNGLDAIGLTLEKKSKIDGYETRQHGTQPWLYAQAGR; encoded by the coding sequence ATGGACAAGTTCACGACGCTGACGGCTGTCGCCGCCCCGCTGCCGATGATCAATGTCGATACCGACATGATCATCCCCAAGCAGTTCCTGAAAACCGTGGAGCGCACCGGGCTGGCCAAGGGCCTGTTTTTTGAGTTGCGCGAGACGCCCGACGGCAAGCCGGTGCCCGACTTCTTCATGAACCAGCCGCAATACAAGAATGCGCAGATCCTGGTGGCCGGCGACAATTTCGGCTGCGGCTCGTCGCGCGAACATGCGCCCTGGGCTTTGCTGGATCAGGGCATCCGCTGCGTGATCTCGACCAGCTTCGCCGACATCTTCTACAACAACTGCTTCCAGAACGGCATCCTGCCGATCAAGCTGCCGCAGGCCGATGTCGACAAGCTGATGGACGACGCCAAGCAGGGCCAGAATGCCCGCTTCACCGTCGATCTGGCCAAGCAGGAAATCACCCGCCCCGATGGTGAAGTGATCAAATTCGACCTGGATGCGCACAAGAAGCACTGCCTGCTGAACGGCCTGGATGCCATCGGCCTGACGCTGGAGAAGAAGTCGAAGATCGACGGCTACGAAACCAGGCAGCACGGCACCCAGCCCTGGCTCTATGCCCAGGCGGGGCGATAA
- the leuB gene encoding 3-isopropylmalate dehydrogenase, with protein sequence MASNRTMLMLPGDGIGPEVMGEVRRVIDWMDKRRHVSFDVKEDLVGGSAFDKHGTPLADKTMQDALDCGVVLLGAVGGPKWDNLPFDKKPERGLLRLRKEMQLFANLRPAKCFDALVEASSLKPEIVRGLDIMIVRELTGGVYFGEPRGISDIGNGERRGVNTQVYTTSEIRRVAAVAFELAQKRGNKVTSLEKANVMESGVLWREEVTKLHQEKYKDVQLEHMYADNGAMQLVRAPKQFDVMVTDNLFGDILSDAAAMLTGSLGMLPSASLGAADPATGRRMALFEPVHGSAPDISGKGIANPLATIQSFSMALRYAYDLGADADLIDQAAENVLKSGVRTADLGGGSAKVGTTGMGDALLKELDKLAA encoded by the coding sequence ATGGCTTCCAACCGTACGATGCTGATGCTACCGGGCGATGGCATTGGCCCCGAAGTGATGGGCGAAGTGCGCCGCGTCATCGACTGGATGGACAAGCGCCGCCATGTCTCCTTCGACGTGAAGGAAGACCTGGTCGGCGGCTCGGCCTTCGACAAGCACGGCACGCCGCTAGCCGACAAGACGATGCAGGACGCACTGGATTGCGGCGTGGTGCTGCTCGGTGCCGTCGGCGGCCCGAAATGGGACAACCTGCCATTCGACAAGAAGCCGGAGCGCGGCCTGCTGCGCCTGCGCAAGGAAATGCAGCTGTTCGCCAACCTGCGCCCGGCCAAGTGCTTCGACGCGCTGGTGGAGGCCAGCAGCCTCAAGCCCGAAATCGTGCGTGGCCTGGATATCATGATCGTGCGCGAACTGACCGGCGGCGTCTACTTCGGCGAGCCGCGCGGCATCAGCGACATCGGCAACGGCGAGCGCCGTGGCGTCAATACGCAGGTCTACACCACCAGCGAAATCCGTCGTGTCGCTGCCGTGGCGTTTGAGCTGGCGCAGAAGCGCGGCAACAAGGTCACCTCTCTGGAAAAGGCCAATGTGATGGAATCCGGCGTGCTGTGGCGCGAGGAAGTCACCAAGCTGCACCAGGAAAAGTACAAGGACGTGCAGCTCGAGCATATGTATGCCGATAACGGTGCCATGCAGCTGGTGCGCGCGCCCAAACAGTTCGACGTGATGGTGACCGACAACCTGTTCGGCGACATCCTGTCGGATGCGGCCGCCATGCTGACCGGCTCGCTCGGCATGCTGCCGTCAGCCTCGCTCGGCGCGGCCGACCCGGCGACGGGCCGCCGCATGGCGCTGTTCGAGCCCGTACACGGCTCGGCCCCGGACATTTCGGGCAAGGGGATTGCAAACCCGCTCGCCACCATCCAGAGCTTCTCGATGGCCCTGCGCTATGCCTACGATCTCGGCGCCGATGCTGACCTGATCGACCAGGCGGCTGAAAACGTGCTGAAGAGCGGCGTGCGCACCGCCGATCTCGGCGGCGGATCTGCCAAGGTCGGCACCACCGGCATGGGCGACGCGCTGCTCAAGGAACTCGACAAGCTGGCTGCGTAA
- a CDS encoding glutathione S-transferase family protein, whose translation MLKLIGRNLSPYSRRVAVAMTLLDVPHSREYLSVTADPDRGLELNPVGRVPVLELEDGERLIESAAILDYLMELVGPAKSLIPPHGRSRRDCIQLMAIGSGVLDKSVNAIYEVRRRPAEKVHEPWRQHLLRQAAGGLAALDARAAKSHSQNDRAWLLGEQIGMADITAAVTVSFLRVMVPELVTDGLYPALYALTERAEALPAFQAHPLEKP comes from the coding sequence ATGCTGAAACTGATCGGTCGCAACCTGTCGCCCTATTCGCGCCGCGTCGCCGTGGCGATGACCCTGCTGGATGTGCCGCACAGCCGCGAATATCTCTCGGTCACCGCCGATCCCGATCGCGGGCTGGAACTCAATCCGGTCGGCCGCGTGCCGGTGCTGGAACTCGAAGACGGCGAACGCCTGATCGAATCCGCCGCCATTCTGGATTACCTGATGGAACTGGTCGGGCCGGCGAAAAGCCTGATCCCGCCGCATGGCCGGTCGCGGCGCGACTGCATCCAGCTGATGGCAATCGGCAGCGGCGTGCTGGATAAATCGGTCAACGCCATCTACGAAGTGCGCCGTCGCCCGGCCGAGAAGGTGCACGAGCCCTGGCGCCAGCATCTGCTGCGCCAGGCTGCCGGCGGCCTTGCCGCGCTGGACGCGCGCGCGGCCAAGTCTCACTCCCAGAACGACAGGGCCTGGCTGCTCGGTGAACAGATCGGCATGGCGGATATCACAGCGGCCGTGACCGTCAGCTTCCTGCGCGTCATGGTGCCGGAACTGGTAACGGATGGTTTATATCCTGCGCTCTATGCTCTGACGGAACGGGCCGAGGCCCTGCCGGCCTTCCAGGCCCATCCGCTGGAGAAACCGTGA
- a CDS encoding methyltransferase domain-containing protein gives MTQPTPMRVQMQPLFQQPAAQPQQTPVPQQPPQQKQGGDKRILRAFAARRYLGGSGIEIGALGTPLDLPPNTQVKYVDRMGLDALYREFPEMAQRKLQAPDIIDNGETLETIPDGSLDFIVANHFLEHCENLLGTLRVHAAKLRKGGRLFYAVPNRDHTFDRHRQTTPFAHLVQDDQEGPEKARAAHYLEWATLVSGKQGDEAQQLADRLQREKYSIHYHAWDAAAWFNTLALAVDYNKFPGFVAHFELNLHEMLAVLVRTK, from the coding sequence GTGACCCAACCCACCCCCATGCGTGTGCAGATGCAGCCCCTGTTTCAGCAGCCGGCCGCGCAGCCGCAGCAGACGCCCGTCCCACAGCAACCGCCCCAACAGAAACAGGGCGGCGACAAGCGCATCCTGCGCGCCTTCGCGGCGCGGCGCTATCTTGGCGGCAGCGGCATCGAGATCGGCGCGCTGGGCACGCCGCTCGACCTGCCGCCCAATACCCAGGTGAAATACGTCGACCGCATGGGGCTCGACGCCCTGTATCGCGAATTCCCCGAGATGGCGCAGCGCAAACTGCAGGCGCCCGATATCATCGACAATGGCGAGACACTGGAGACCATTCCCGACGGCAGCCTCGACTTCATCGTCGCCAATCATTTCCTCGAGCATTGCGAAAACCTGCTCGGCACGCTCCGCGTTCATGCCGCCAAGCTGCGCAAGGGCGGGCGGCTGTTCTATGCAGTGCCGAACCGCGATCACACCTTCGACCGTCATCGCCAGACCACGCCGTTCGCGCATCTGGTGCAGGACGATCAGGAAGGCCCCGAGAAAGCCCGCGCCGCGCATTACCTGGAATGGGCCACGCTGGTCTCGGGCAAGCAGGGCGACGAGGCCCAGCAGCTGGCTGACAGGCTGCAGCGCGAAAAATATTCGATCCACTATCACGCCTGGGATGCCGCGGCCTGGTTCAACACGCTGGCGCTGGCAGTGGACTACAACAAGTTTCCCGGCTTCGTGGCGCATTTCGAGCTGAACCTGCACGAGATGCTGGCCGTGCTGGTCCGCACGAAATAG